In the genome of Oscarella lobularis chromosome 1, ooOscLobu1.1, whole genome shotgun sequence, one region contains:
- the LOC136196663 gene encoding ficolin-2-like: MTETYYFKKGKIGKAGSKGDKGNRGYSGVTGPVGPKGDKGHIGQHGHKGETRHSRSSWGNVKRHNRVSTKPTPRSAKYDIVESISCDCSCLHKRSPYLSSGSHTISFPGIGLVPVYCDMEADGGGWTVFQRRKNGSVDFNRGWNEYERGFGDVEGDYWLGLTSLHQLLQLNGANELRIDLKDYSENSAYAKYSSFNVGDSNSKYTLSVSGYSGTAGDAIAASVISGGNVNGMKFSTKDQDNDKSGSTHCASKWKGGWWFNACHRTFLNGLYKSGTAVNSIVWYKWKGWSSLAFSEMKFRRKA; the protein is encoded by the exons ATGACAGAAACATATTATTTCAAAAAGGGAAAGATTGGAAAGGCTGGCTCAAAAGGAGATAAAGGAAATCGAGGCTATTCTGGCGTTACCGGGCCCGTTGGGCCCAAGGGCGATAAAGGACACATTGGGCAGCATGGTCACAAAGGAGAG ACGAGGCATTCAAGGTCTTCCTGGGGTAATGTCAAACGACACAATCGAGTCTCTACAAAACCAACTCCAAGATCTGCAAAGTACG ATATCGTTGAATCCATTTCCTGCGACTGCTCTTGTCTACATAAACGGTCTCCCTATCTTTCAAGTGGCAGTCATACAATTTCCTTTCCGGGAATTGGCCTAGTTCCTGTCTACTGTGACATGGAGGCCGACGGCGGAGGATGGACagtctttcaaagacgaaagaatGGATCAGTTGATTTTAATCGTGGATGGAATGAATACGAAAGAGGATTTGGCGATGTCGAAGGCGATTATTGGCTTGGCTTAACTTCTCTTCACCAGCTCTTGCAGCTAAATGGGGCAAATGAATTAAGAATTGATTTGAAAGATTACTCAGAAAACAGTGCGTACGCCAAGTACAGTAGCTTTAATGTGGGAGACTCCAATTCCAAGTACACGCTAAGCGTTAGTGGGTACAGTGGTACAGCAGGTGATGCAATTGCAGCGTCTGTAATCTCGGGTGGAAACGTGAATGGAATGAAgttttcaacaaaagatcAAGACAATGATAAGTCCGGTAGTACGCACTGTGCTTCTAAGTGGAAAGGTGGTTGGTGGTTTAACGCCTGTCACCGCACCTTCCTGAATGGTTTGTATAAGAGTGGTACTGCCGTGAATAGCATTGTTTGGTACAAATGGAAAGGATGGTCATCCTTGgcattttctgaaatgaaatttagaaGAAAAGCATGA
- the LOC136199829 gene encoding uncharacterized protein, with product MKIIPVSCRTKPVRLEHPLWKPVLSPSQSVAYSVRPHPTAVAMPTDLALDLHEQCNSRHIAAVTEVACGDGMWRDLGSSLGYTFSQIDDICSSLGPTPRNSHRVKKILESWCSSSENATLGDLLKACDRAKIKGAVQMQLRNSNSGNLNSTLPTTRQTFCPAAAGYLHCGKCHRKIAHSSGIIPVVESKSALSTCSYEKGILGRSAWSQHFRNPYGYEFDVVTVTAGCSSRLAYHGNPTLEHTWFPGYKWDIIYCQTQTCQTHLGWHFYHDRSTGLPTIPGGGDEFVGLVIDRFDAHLLISIECKNCLANLAQPHSLKNVNPRSLSNRRVKTDTHYDVYGSTDRLVESHVFPQTTDREEEEIVTLGGLKQSSTPSEASWMPSRWFCNSLQRDVHCQQIASDGCPMLVGAEIKSSTSHFTAFDLKKVSLPKDMALDALSRSSSASSLLRHCNHALSSLHLC from the exons ATGAAGATAATTCCTGTATCTTGCAGGACCAAACCTGTTAGGCTGGAACATCCTTTGTGGAAACCGGTTTTGAGTCCAAGCCAATCAG TTGCCTACAGTGTACGGCCGCATCCGACAGCTGTTGCAATGCCTACGGATTTAGCTCTTG ATTTGCATGAACAATGCAATTCTCGTCATATAGCCGCTGTCACTGAAGTTGCATGCGGTGATGGAATGTGGCGTGACCTTGGTTCAAGTCTTGGGTATACTTTTTcacaaatcgacgacatctGCTCCTCTCTCGGTCCAACTCCGAGAAATTCGCACAGAGTAAAGAAAATTTTAGAGTCCTGGTGCTCCAGCAGTGAAAATGCGACACTTGGTGATCTTCTCAAAGCTTGCGATCGCGCTAAGATAAAGGGAGCCGTACAGATGCAACTTCGCAACTCAAATTCAGGCAATCTAAACAGCACATTGCCTACTACAAGGCAAACATTCTGCCCTGCGGCCGCCGGCTATCTACACTGCGGCAAATGTCACAGAAAAATTGCTCACTCTTCAGGCATTATACCGGTGGTTGAATCAAAATCGGCTTTGTCAACATGCAGCTATGAGAAAGGAATTTTGGGACGCTCAGCCTGGTCGCAACACTTTCGCAATCCATATGGGTACGAATTTGATGTTGTAACGGTGACTGCCGGGTGCAGCTCTCGTTTGGCCTATCACGGAAACCCGACCCTGGAGCACACCTGGTTCCCAGGCTACAAGTGGGACATAATCTATTGCCAAACACAAACATGCCAAACGCACCTTGGTTGGCATTTCTATCACGACAGATCCACCGGTTTACCCACAATTCCAGGAGGAGGCGATGAGTTTGTAGGCCTCGTCATTGATCGCTTTGATGCGCACTTGCTTATTTCAATTGAGTGCAAAAACTGCTTAGCAAACCTTGCGCAGCCACATTCACTGAAAAATGTAAACCCTCGGTCACTGAGCAATCGCCGCGTGAAAACAGATACACATTACGATGTGTACGGAAGCACTGACCGCTTGGTGGAAAGCCACGTCTTTCCTCAGACGACGGatcgcgaagaagaagaaattgtaaCGCTGGGAGGTCTTAAGCAAAGTTCCACTCCATCTGAAGCATCATGGATGCCAAGCCGATGGTTTTGTAACTCTCTGCAAAGAGATGTTCACTGCCAACAGATTGCATCCGATGGCTGCCCAATGCTAGTTGGAGCGGAGATAAAATCTAGCACGAGTCATTTCACAGCtttcgatttgaagaaagtGAGCCTGCCGAAAGATATGGCCTTGGACGCCCTGTCCAGATCAAGCAGTGCCTCCTCATTGCTGAGACACTGTAACCACGCTCTAAGTTCCTTGCATCTCTGCTAG